The Hevea brasiliensis isolate MT/VB/25A 57/8 chromosome 1, ASM3005281v1, whole genome shotgun sequence DNA segment taccctaATAGAGATTAATTCATCTTTTCACTTTGAATgatagttgtcccacctttcttaggcacACTACATACACTGGAcgaacccatttactatcagaaattgggtatataatacctgcatctaatagtttcagaatttccttcttaactacttctttcatgtttggcttAAGTCTCCTTTGATGTATaatagtgggtttactattttcctCCATAGGTATCCTACGCAGGTAAATTGAAGGACTAACCCCTTTCAGgttttctattttataccctatagccTTACTATGGGTCATAAGTTCCCTTAATGATTTTTCCTCTTTTACATtagataggctagcattgataatagcaggatatttagaatttgagtccaagAATGTGTACCTTAGTGTAGAGGGGAGAAGTTTCAGTTCTACCTATTTGGTGTCTTTATGTGACTTGCTTTTAGGTTGTTCCTCCTTTAGTTCTTCCACCTGGAAAGcttgagctaagggtaggggtgggATAGCTTTTAAAGATTTTGCACAAGctgcaatttctgtgtttttactATCTGTTGTGCGGTCGTGGACTATAAATGCTTCAAGAGGACCTTCAGTATGTCTTTTGTGAAATTCCTCTTTAACTAgcttgtcaattatgtcaacctttaaGTATTCATCAGGTTCAAGTTTATGCTTCATTATTCTGAACAGGTTGAATTCTGCTTCTTCATCTCTTACCTTGAGAGTTAACCACTTATTCTTAACATCTATGATAGCTCCGGCggttgccaagaaaggtcttcccaggatgataggaatttggaTATCCTCTTCCATCtccaggaaaataaaatcaataggAATGAAGAATTTTTCTACCTTAATGGGGATGTTTTCTAGGATGCCAATTGGGTACTTGACAGACTGATCAGCCAATTATAGTGAAATTGTTATGGGTTTGAGCTCTCCTATATCCAGCTTTtgacatattgatagaggcatcagACTCACACTTGCACCCAGATCACAGAGTGCCTTGTCTATATTTTTGTTGCCAATAAGGAAAGGTATGGAGAAGCTccatggatccttgagctttggtggCAACTTGTTTTGtaatatggcactgcattcctctctAAGAGCAATAGTCTCATAGTTTTCCAGCCTTCTCTTCTTTGAAAGAATTTCTTTAAGGAACTTAGCATAGGATGGCATTTGAGAAAGTGTTTCTAAGAAGGGAATGCTAATgtagagtttctgtaaaacttctaaaaacttttcAAACTACTTATGCAATTTAGCCTTTTGGAATCTCTGGGGAAAAGGTAGAGGAGGTTGATATGGCtctggtaacttctttttcttctttgtttcctcttccttttcctttttagcttcttcctccttctcCTCTGTTTGGTTATCAGATTCATCAGAGGTTTTCTTAGTTGATTTTTCCTCTGATTGTTGTTCTTCTAAAATTCTATCGCTCCTCAAGCTGACTACCTTATAGTGCTCTTTGGGGTTCATCTCTGATTGACTTAGCAATTTACTAGTAGCCTTGCTTGAAGAACTTGCCTACTGAGTAATTTGGTTTTCAAGCATCTTATTGTGGGTGGCTAATTGGTCCATTTTGGAAGCTAACTGCTTTATCATTTCATTCTACTATTGTTGGGCTGTTAAGAAGccctccatcatggattccatagtcaaCTTTGATTCAGGCTATTGAGGTGGAGGGAGTGGTGGCTGTTGCTGCATCTGCTTTGTCCTTTGTTCTGAAAACCTGGGATTGCCGATGGTCTATACCCTTACTACTTGTTTATGGGTTGATTCTGCAAGTTGGACCATGAGAAGttagggtggtttctccatccaggATTGTAggtgtttgaatatggattattGAGCTGCCTCTAGttaaagtttcctccattatttacATAGTTTAGCTATTTTATAGAGAGTTCATTGAAGTTGTTGCATTCTGAAGGCATACACCCTCCTCCACAGCTGTCGTAGTGTTAATTGATCATCCCTAtagcattggcttgcattttGTCAAGCCTTTTGATGAGCTGGTCAAActaagcatttatcatgcttagggcatccaatTCCATGATCCCTGTTGTTCTTCTTGTATCccccctttcatttgaccactcataattgtgATAAGTGACCCTCTCTAAAAGTTCAAGGGCTTCTCCTACTGTTTTCTCCATCAGGTCTCCTTCTACAGTTGAATCTACTGTGATCCTTGTAGAGGGCaataacccattatagaaattctgaactaggagccaatcttctatgccatggtgtggacattccctctataagtctttatatctctcccatgagtcatagagtgattcaccttatttttgcctaaaggtgttgagttcaacccTTAGTTTTATAGTCTTCATAGGTGGGAAATATCTTGCTAGCAAAGCTTGCAAGAGGTCTTCCCAAGTGATGAATGTTCCAACTGATTGAGAGAATAGCCACTTCCTTGCTTTATCTCGAAGGGAGAataggaatgctctgagtcttatagcttgatcAGATACTCCATTCATCTTAAATGTATCACACAGGGTAAGAAAGCATTAGAGGTGGTAGTGTGGATCTTTTGTAGGTGAACCTCCAAACTGGGTCTGTTGAATCATCTCAAGCCATACCGATTTTAGTTCAAAAttattggcttccactgtgggtcttgtaATGCTGGGCTGGAATCCTTGGATAGATGGAGCTCTATAGTCCCTCAAAGGTCTTGGCCTATTATTGTTATTGGCCATGACTAGAGTTTCTAAAATTTCTTGATCTTGTTCTTGgcgtcttgtaacacccctcacccgtttacagtatagccgagcaaggcgtgctacacggcgtgccgaaacacctagtctgtgattatttcatttcctgaacacaatttgattttaagaagtctttaatgtaatattcatatcatgctgatactattttcatactttgataaaatcagtgtttcaaaaatagtaataaaaatttggcaaggtgccttctgtatttcggacaaactgtcattccaaacctgttgaaaacagtttaatatgataatatcaaaatctcaaatatttcacagtctctatttcttagtaaagtcaatagactttcacagtaattaaacagttccataatacagtccataataatttaattatatccaaaaaatcttcatgttatttaatatgtacaaaatattgcaaactttagagctttcataacattacaaaatacagggccgaatttcaaaaatacaacaaaagtacaaaatacaagatatcctaagtcctaccatgtatgcattgcagtgcagatgactctggactcctgtgcagatctaatgtctcacccggtcgtaggtctactggggtccccagctgtgtctccaatacctacacgttacaaaagcaacgcgctaagcaattttgcttagtggtgccaaatataaagaaatatacactaaaataaagtaaatgaatttatgacatcggtattctttacaattgttgattctacttttatttgctaacatttcaatttgtgctaattttggtggtgctgtaagtCAGAAGACTAgatttaactatttgaatttaatagtgcttaaattaactgcccgtgtagcctatatactgaccagactagataaacggatatactggcactaggtacctagtacctcgggtcatcacaccatcggttacaaagtgtctcccggtgtgcaaatagtgtggctaaaaagccatatagtcaatctggtgataagcaaagaataaatatacaatatgtatagccgtaggctattaaagtcacagtgcagcataataagccgtaaaaacacagtatagcatgaagccatttacagaacagctgtcagaatcctattggcatgccaacctatccaaactagtcaactaggcaaactagggcacattataaattaattgtttaattcatcaattttttttagcttactagctattatgtaattcataagtcaatgtatatgttgacctttttaggtactatggataagttatttctagcatcaacatgtcacatattgtaattcaatatgctgccaatatagtgtaatttaccatttttataagttggcattgattgccaaattgcttcaagcatcattgtatgtaaatgcaaattctcaatttttggtgtgctagatttgtctagcttaaagtcctatttctcttggtttttagcttctggtcaaagaagcaaaattgtagctctatgtcttattgcactcggggcaaaatttcaggtcattctgagttgtatcgaccaagatatgatcaatttactaaagctggacagatttcacctttagtacaaaatttggtcaattttaggtcacttttagttctggtagttttggtacccgaatttgtgcaagctatttgacttggttctggtcatttctgggctttggtgtcttcataataattgtagctctatgtctaagctatccatggtaaaaatttcaagtcaattggacctgttttgagtgagttatggtcatcctaatgactactgttcatatggtcaaaaatctgggttgcaaggttgccattccggatttggtcatttttaaggttagtttctaggcagaattttggcaacatttctacatgaaagttggcctatttggtgtctagtttcactccccattggcctcataccaattgggtccacaatttggcacttatgaccgaatttaggtactgccatcaatacacaacttgCACAAGACACTTACACTCCCAaattgacattccttctcctcctcattacttcattattcatgcatagcacttgtaacacccctaagttcggtagtgcgttctgctgctccagtgaccagtgttgtccggacagctaggatgcctagaaccacacttcaatgagagtgaggagacataaaataatgaaataaaagaaaagaaagtacaagaaaaacaaaggaaaaatgattgcaaagaaatgtgatcaagttaaacgagtcgggaaacctaacgatgggtgaccgcactgggaagtcacggcgtggaccgttgatcatgGAACCCGGAAAacattttgggacataaatagacccttgttgaagaataaatatcattagaaatatcaaagaaaaattaaataattagtacaaagaaaagtgagaaatcgaaaaagcagacaaaaccctgaaaaatcaggaatgccacccgaacagggcattatggtcatttgacatccgaagtgtcttttgacctaaatgtccattaaaaataaatagtattacacttagaaaataaaatgaaaaattaaattggtggtacctaaaataaatagtggaaattatgggttaaatgtggaataaatgaataattactttattatatgattaagtgactaagtggaccactaaggggattaattaaatacatagtgggacatgtgtacacttaaaatgcagctgaataagtaatcttcctcatttgcattcaaattgccgaattgaagagtgaaggaaactccatagccatttttcatgcaagctttcttaactctccattttcaactccaacctcttagtgttcttcattaaactttgtctacacatcacaaggaagatattgatactaattttgagaagtttgatgaaggtttagcaagttacaattaaaggtaagtttgcatttttgagaatttctttgttaaagtttatgttcatgttatgggtgttagtttggtgaaagaaaattttgagtttgaagggttattgttgttttcattttggacagccatgagtcacgtttttgatgagatatttgtgcatataattgatgagaaatggtgttgatcatgatgaattagtaacctagtgaattatttcatgtttatgtggtgatttatgcacttggatgggaaattgtaaaatggacggcactttgatgttgaagaatggtttgtggcagcttggggacacttgagtaatggtatatattgaaggaaatgtatgcagaatattaacctagaaggattgatgatatgtatgtagattgatcttgtaaagtgtgtgtaaaatttgtaatggttagggtgtttgtaatagtacttagaaattataattgtgaatgatattggtgtgttgaggctgattggaatctgcccaaaataatgttaatgtaaagtagaaagtgcttttggtaatgtaccaaaactgatttggtagggtatggaagtaaactttgcaaggtaaatatgtgttttgaatggggtgtgaaaagcatattgagggcagtacacattttagcctataaccttaaatgtgtaacctcaattggtatgagaccaatttgaggtgaaactaggcacaaaatgtgccaactttcattgagaaaccatgccaaaattctgcttgcaaggtgacctaaaaaaatgaccaattcggattaggtgcaattaggacctgaaaaatgaccaattgggcagcagtgagtgtttaggccataactcactcaaaccaggtccaattgacctgaaattttaaccaagaatagttaagacccatacctacaagtcttatgaagacaccaaagcccagaaatgaccataagaaagtcaaacaacttgcacaagttcggatccaaaaactggccgaaccagaattgaccaatttgacctaaaattgacctaaaatggtaccatttgaccagcaagagtgtaatgaccataactcggtctacttaactcggattgacctgaaattttgcaccgtccataagacctaaatctacaagtttgtagtttcgaccgagaccgaaaaccgagcgaactagatcgtccggttaggtcaaaccagtgtcggaatccaaagaatttgcattaaaatgcactaagcaaggaaatgactttggtaaaacataccaaacctaaaaccctatcaaatgtgacatattaacgacactaaaacctaatttacctaaaacgcaacgagggtcggtatattaggtgattaagtgaataattgagttcagtgcattatttaccaaacaccatcgatagagacagtttaaattagtactgaaacacttcaaattgtgtttctcagttaccaaagactcaggaaaagggaaggaaacactgggtccagatcagggggacagtcattagaggtttgtgcacaacaactgtttcttttgaattattttcaatggaaataaatattgattatttgtatatcattattttaaattgtggaaatgtgtttgaggaatatttattgattgaaaaatattgtgaatagtttgaaactgtgaaaaatggtttgaatgacattgatggatacttattgattaaaaagcattagaaatggtttgaaaccacagctatcatgtatattgattgtattcctctctagcttgtctagtgggatgaattgaattccctcaagtgttgaggtgtgtgcgttGAGgaagaatagaatgagtactcatattattccAAGATAGCCAAGAAATACATCATTAGTCATCGACAAATGGGAAGAATTCAATACCTCATAATCAAtctgcttttgggatgaattgaaatatggatcatgattaatctGTGATTTatcgatgtgtattgtgagattgtgaaatggattttaaactctcattgacatacttttgaattcaaactgatcgacttatggaaaattattgtgattttgtgaattggagtttttattgttattgacctttattgtcttaattttgactatggttttaagtatccactatttacatgatttattatTTGTGATtttaattgtatttggttaatgttgcaccactgagacattgtctcgtgatagctttcgcAGTAGAGAGCACATACCCCAATGAGATTTTtctgtataacgagtataccgctttttgcattttgtatcagaatgtatgacactgtatgtatattttctttttggttttgagcagttgtaaattaaattgtaccttgaagttgtaaattaattatgagtgttttggattgtaaaagttgtattatatttccttatctcggactttgaaaaattcctatggaattgtgttgataaattgttgtgttgagaaatgtattggagttgagatttggaaaattattgaagttcttttagttttcaagaactgttttatccaaaatacagatggcaccttgccaaaattttctgaaattccaaataaatcaaatgagttagttgtttcacctcagttcaccaaagtttttaacactgtaaatagtgctcacctttgtaaaagaagtaagaaaagtttttaaaatcccttgtagtgtatttaatgggttatcagtagacggagttggtaattcattaggtatactacgggatcatgttatgccttacagaggggtaaggtgtgacatgttttagtggtatcagagcacagtttttaaattctgttttcacttgttacttgaatattctttcttcacagtacaactgctcaatatcattgtttgatacatacacattacattataaatatgctctaacggaggaaatctccttgtattattgt contains these protein-coding regions:
- the LOC131183180 gene encoding uncharacterized protein LOC131183180; the encoded protein is MPSYAKFLKEILSKKRRLENYETIALREECSAILQNKLPPKLKDPWSFSIPFLIGNKNIDKALCDLGASSVKYPIGILENIPIKVEKFFIPIDFIFLEMEEDIQIPIILGRPFLATAGAIIDVKNKWLTLKVRDEEAEFNLFRIMKHKLEPDEYLKVDIIDKLVKEEFHKRHTEGPLEAFIVHDRTTDSKNTEIAACAKSLKAIPPLPLAQAFQVEELKEEQPKSKSHKDTK